From a region of the Eretmochelys imbricata isolate rEreImb1 chromosome 6, rEreImb1.hap1, whole genome shotgun sequence genome:
- the GSC gene encoding homeobox protein goosecoid: MPAGMFSIDNILAARPRCKESVLLHQSAAPVVFSNLHGESLYGTDYSGFYSRAVAPASNLPAVSGSRIAYNNYYYGQLHVQASPVGPSCCGAVQPLGAQQCSCVPATGYEGTGSVLMSPVPHQMLPYMNVGTLSRTELQLLNQLHCRRKRRHRTIFTDEQLEALENLFQETKYPDVGTREQLARRVHLREEKVEVWFKNRRAKWRRQKRSSSEESENAQKWNKASKTSPEKRQEEGKSDLDSDS, encoded by the exons ATGCCTGCTGGTATGTTCAGCATCGACAACATCCTGGCCGCCAGACCCCGCTGCAAGGAGTCGGTCCTGCTGCACCAGAGCGCCGCGCCCGTGGTGTTCTCCAACTTGCATGGGGAATCCCTCTACGGCACCGATTACAGCGGATTTTACTCCCGGGCGGTGGCCCCCGCTTCCAATCTGCCCGCGGTCAGTGGATCTAGGATTGCCTACAACAACTACTACTACGGGCAGCTGCATGTGCAGGCGTCCCCCGTGGGTCCTTCGTGCTGTGGGGCCGTGCAGCCTCTGGGCGCGCAGCAGTGTTCGTGCGTCCCTGCAACAG GCTACGAGGGTACTGGGTCAGTCCTGATGTCGCCTGTGCCCCACCAGATGTTGCCATATATGAACGTGGGCACCTTGTCCCGGACTGAGCTGCAGTTACTGAACCAGCTGCACTGCAGGAGGAAAAGACGACACCGAACTATCTTCACTGACGAGCAGCTGGAAGCTTTGGAAAACCTCTTCCAGGAAACTAAATACCCAGATGTGGGCACCAGGGAACAGCTGGCCAGGAGGGTGCATTTAAGAGAGGAAAAAGTGGAG GTTTGGTTCAAGAACCGCCGGGCAAAATGGAGAAGGCAAAAGAGATCCTCTTCGGAGGAGTCAGAAAACGCACAGAAATGGAATAAAGCTTCCAAAACGTCCCCAGAAAAGAGGCAAGAAGAAGGGAAAAGTGACTTGGACTCCGATAGTTGA